Within Macaca nemestrina isolate mMacNem1 chromosome X, mMacNem.hap1, whole genome shotgun sequence, the genomic segment tgGAGTGTGTGGGGAATGAGAGAATGTCTTGGGCTTTAACGCAGGACTACTAGATGGGTGGTGCTCTGGTCTTTAAGGTGTACGTGCATCAAAGTGCAAATGGCTGCAACAAGGAGGTGAGGAGTGTacccatgaggaaactgagacacaaagggGTCAAGCAGGTTGTGAACAGGAGTTTAAGAAAAGCGTTAAATTACTAGCTGCGCCAAGATGCTCGGCAAGGTGGGAACctgttgaagaaataaaactgcatcATGTGACTCAGCAAGGATGCGCGGCTACTCTGCCAAAAATCCCGTGGGTCGTTTTGACAACACCGGGGCCCAGGTCCCATGAGTAAGCCAGAATGGTTCATCGTGGAGGAGGATGATGACGACGATGCCCTTGCCTCTGTCGTGTGTAAAACGGCTGCGTGTGGGTTTCGCGCAGCGCggtggggagggaaaggagaaacGTCCTGCCGCGCTACAGTCGCGTTTGGGTCAAAGGCACACGTGGAGGCAATCGGCCAAAGTCACAATGCGGTGAATTTCACGGTGCGCGAAGGAGGTTCCCGGCCCCCAGGGTTGCGGGGCGCCTGCGCAGTGGGCCCCAGGCGTCGCGCGCAGCGGGAGCCAGGagacccccgcccccgcccctcgCCCTCCGTTGCGAACGCGCACGTGAACGGGAGCGCGGACGCGTCCGTGAATGCGCCTCACCTCGCTCAAACCCTCCCCGGCAGCCGAGGGAGGGAGACGCGCCCCCGAGAAGCGGGTGGGCTCTGTGAAGAGTCGCGGGCTCGCGGGCGGCGGCGCCTCCTCCACTCTGGCGGGCCCGGGTTCGGCCGGCCGCCCATCGGACTGGCGGACTGGCAGACTGGCTGACTGACGCGCCTTGCTGCCCCCGCCTCCGCCCGCGCCCCGCCCAGCTTCAGCTCTCCCTCCGCTCCCCGGGCTCGCGGGCAGACTGAGGCGCCTCTCTCTCCCCGCCCCTCGCCTCGGCCCTTTCTCTTCCCAGCACCTCGGCTGCtccccggcggcggcggcggcggcggcagcggcggcggcccGCGCAGCAGCGAGAGGCAAGAGGAGGCTGCCTCGAGGATGAAGTGCAAGCCCAACCAGACGCGGACCTACGACCCCGAGGGGTTTAAGAAGCGGGCGGCGTGCCTGTGCTTCCGGAGCGAGCGCGAGGACGAGGTCCTGTTAGTGAGTAGCAGCCGGTACCCGGACCGCTGGATCGTGCCGGGCGGGGGCATGGAGCCCGAGGAGGAGCCGGGCGGTGCGGCGGTCCGAGAGGTGTACGAAGAGGCGGGAGTCAAGGGGAAGTTAGGCCGGCTCCTGGGCGTCTTCGAACAGAACCAGGACCGCAAGCACAGAACGTACGTGTATGTACTGACTGTCACCGAGCTGCTGGAGGATTGGGAAGATTCGGTTAGCATTGGGAGGAAGCGAGAGTGGTTCAAAGTCGAAGATGCCATCAAGGTTCTCCAGTGCCACAAGCCCGTGCATGCCGAATATCTGGAGAAATTAAAGCTGGGCGGTTCCCCAACCAATGGAAACTCCATGGCCCCATCCTCGCCAGATAGCGATCCCTAGTATGTACTGCTCGCGCCCGCACAGACTTCTGTTTGTCTGCCTCGCTTAAAATGCATCCCGCCTGGAGCACCTCCTGTGCCATGTGCAGTCTcactgggaggagggaggcttCTTTTGTTTCCTTGGCATACCCTCTGAATCACGCTTGCAAACTGTCTCAATTGCCAGGCCCTGTTTTCACGTTTTTCAGATGCTTTCCAAATCGCTTCTTGGTTACACTGTAAAATGTTTCAGGGAAGCCTATGCCGCTTGGGGTTTTAGGTGCCTTAACTGTTCACCCTGCTTTTGGGGGGTGTTTGGGGGGGGCGAGGGGTGGGTGGGGAGCgtgtggggagtgtgtgtgtgtctgcctgtgcGCCCTGtgatgtttttggttttacatttcaCACATAGTCGTGGGTGAGCGTGCGTGCGCATTTTTGATACCAGCCTTGTGGTTTGTTTGGTAGTGGAGGCCTTTAAAGTCTGACCAGCTTGGTTGTGTGGGcatcttttagtattttttttttccctttagttgTTTTCTCCTTCACAGCGTTCACCCTTGTTGTCAGGGAGGTCTTCTGTGGTGGGAGTTGGTTTAAAAGAtcagttttgaattttttaaaaaagtaggaaATTCTACATCTTGTGCTTTTTCTGCACTCGTCACTTTAGCCTCAGAAATGGCATCTCATTTGCCTCtttcagaaatttctttttctatttgtatgtGTAGATCATTTggttttcaaaaaattttcacAAGTGGTAATTTTTCACTGCTGACTTCAAATCGCTATTTCCCATGTAGATTAACCTTACTGAATAGATGATGGGATCTGCTAGCCAAACACATCTTACCAGAAAAACTGTATTCACAGAATTTGATTTCCCATGCTCAATTTCCAACTCCCATTGCCCCTTATTGGATACCATAGAAGATCCATGGTTCTCTGGATTTAAGTTCGCTTTTGAAAGTGCTCTCCCTCCCTTATTTGAATGTAGTGATATTCCGCTTAAACCTCCCTGACTCCCAGTAACCACAGAAATG encodes:
- the LOC105493953 gene encoding diphosphoinositol polyphosphate phosphohydrolase 3-beta isoform X2, coding for MKCKPNQTRTYDPEGFKKRAACLCFRSEREDEVLLVSSSRYPDRWIVPGGGMEPEEEPGGAAVREVYEEAGVKGKLGRLLGVFEQNQDRKHRTYVYVLTVTELLEDWEDSVSIGRKREWFKVEDAIKVLQCHKPVHAEYLEKLKLGGSPTNGNSMAPSSPDSDP
- the LOC105493953 gene encoding diphosphoinositol polyphosphate phosphohydrolase 3-beta isoform X1, with the protein product MKCKPNQTRTYDPEGFKKRAACLCFRSEREDEVLLVSSSRYPDRWIVPGGGMEPEEEPGGAAVREVYEEAGVKGKLGRLLGVFEQNQDRKHRTYVYVLTVTELLEDWEDSVSIGRKREWFKVEDAIKVLQCHKPVHAEYLEKLKLGGSPTNGNSMAPSSPDSDP